The genomic interval GACGTTGGCGTGGTCCTGCTCGTCCTTCGTCACGTCGGCCTTGTTGTACTTCTTGACCAGGTCGACGTAGTGCTGGATGCCCTTCTGGGCCTCCGGGGTGGAGAGCGCGGCCTTCCACTCCTTGCTGCCCTCGTCGTACTCGGCTATCTGGCCACCGAAGGCGGCGACGTAGGACATCGCGGCGTACCAGTAGCGGCCCGGGAAGTAGAGGGAGGAGGCGCGCTTGTCCTTCTTGCCCAGCTCGGCGGAGACCTTGTCCATCGCGGCGAGGAACTCGGTCTCGGTCTGCGGGAGGGCGTCGCTGCCGGTGCCGGCCTTCAGCATGTCCTTGTTGTACACGGCCAGACGGGCGCTCGCGTAGTAAGGAACGCAGTACGTCTTGCCCTCGAAGGAGCACGTGTCCTTCAGACCCTTGATCCAGGTGTCCGAATTCTCGTACTTCTTGGGGTCGATTTCTCCGAGCGCACCATTGAGGATGTACTGCATGGTCTCGGTATTGCCGAGTTCCACGACATCCGGGAATTTATCTCCACCGAGGGAGGTGTCCAGCTTCTTGACCTTGTCGGCCCACTGCTGGTACTGAACCTTGACCGTGACGCCCGGGTACTTCTTGTTGAACTCGGCGTTGACGTCCTTGACCAACTCCGGCCAGGTGGACTGGGCCTCGCCCATGAGCCAGACGGTCAGGGTTTCCTTGCGGTCCTTCGGGGCTGCGGACGACTTCGAGTCGTCCGATCCACACGCCGCGACCGAAACCAACATGCCCGCGACACCGATAGCCGCGATGAGCTTGCGCTTCACGTCAAACCCTCCTCAGGGATGCTGCAACCCCACCCACCGCGAAGACATTCGACGAGTTCTGCTGGGGCTGGACCTGGTCTTTAATGGTTTAGACCAGTACCGGGAGCTTGGCCTAGACCTTTAGGGGTGTCAAGGGTGTATAAGAAGTGCACTCGCGTCCGTTATAGGACCGACACCTAAGGGAGGGCGACGACCCGTGACCGGACCGTGCCACCATGTGAGCCGCGACAGACGGAGGAGCCGGTGACGGCAGCAACGCAGCAGTCGGGAAGGCGGGCCATGGGCTCCGACGGGGGCAGTACGGGGAGCGAGACCGGTGCAGGTACGCGCACAGCGCGCGTACCGAAGTACTACCGGCTCAAGCGGCATCTCCTCGACATGACGGACACCCTGCCGCCCGGCACCCCGGTGCCGCCCGAACGCACCCTGGCCGCCGAGTTCGACACCTCGCGCACCACCGTGCGCCAGGCGCTCCAGGAGCTGGTCGTCGAGGGCCGGCTGGAACGCATCCAGGGCAAGGGGACCTTCGTAGCCAAGCCGAAGGTCTCCCAGGCCCTCCAGCTCACCTCGTACACCGAGGACATGCGCGCCCAGGGACTGGAGCCGACGTCCCAACTGCTGGACATCGGCTATGTGACGGCGGACGACACGCTCGCCGGTCTGCTGGACATCTCGACGGGCGGCCGGGTGCTGCGCATCGAGCGGCTGCGGCTCGCCAGCGGGGAGCCGATGGCGATCGAGACCACGCACCTTTCGGCCAAACGCTTCCCGGCGCTGCGCCGTTCGCTGGTCAAGTACACCTCGCTCTACACCGCGCTCGCCGAGGTGTACGACGTGCGCCTCGCCGAGGCGGAGGAGACCATCGAGACCTCGCTCGCCACCCCGCGCGAGGCGGGGCTGCTGGGCACCGACGTGGGGCTGCCGATGCTCATGCTGTCCCGCCATTCGGTGGACGGCCAGGGGGAACCGGTGGAGTGGGTGCGCTCGGTGTACCGGGGCGACCGCTACAAGTTCGTGGCCCGCCTGAAGCGGCCGACGGACTGAGCACCACCACGGCACGGCGCGGTACGCACAGGGCGGTGGCCCGGGGACGAACTCCCCGGGCCACCGCCCGTTTTCGGTCACGCGGGGTGCGTCAGCGCAGCTCGGGGTCGGTCTCGATGACGCTGTACGGGTATGGGAGCGTCTGGTCGCTCGCCGCGGTCAGCAGGGCGGCGTCGGCCGGGTCGAGGTCCAGGTCCGCCGCGCCCAGGTTGGTCTCCAGCTGCTCAAGGGTGCGGGCGCCCACGATGGGGGCGGTGACCCCGGGCCGGCCGAGCAGCCAGGCGAGGGCCAGCACCGGCACCGCGAGGCCCGTGCGTCCGGCGACCTCGTGCAGGGCGTCCAGCACCCGCCAGGTGCGCTCGTCCCCCTCGTAGGCGCTCCACGACTCGCCCCAGCCGAGCCGCTCGGCGGTCTCCACCCGGGTGCCCGCGGGCGGCCGCTCCGCACCGCGCCGGATCGCGCCGCTCAGCCAGCCGCCGCGCAGCGGGCTCCAGGGGATGACGCCCAGGCCCTCGTTGCGGCTGACCTCCATCAGCTCCCACTCGGCGGAACGGTCCAGCAGGTTGTAGAGCGGCTGGAGGGCCGTGAAGGGCTCCCAGCCGTGTCCCCGGCTCAGGTCGACCGCCTTCTGGAGCTGCCAGCCGGAGAAGTTGCTGGCCCCGATGTAGCGCACCTTTCCGGAGGTGACCAGCGCGTCCAGGGTGGCGAGGGTCTCCTCCAGCGGGGTGCCCGGGTCCCAGGCGTGCACCTGGTAGAGGTCGATGTGGTCGGTGCCCAGCCGGCGCAGGCTCGACTCGACCCCGGCGATCAGGTGGCTGCGGCCCAGGCCGCGGTCGTTGGGGCCCTCCCCCGTGCCGTACCGCACCTTGGTGGCGATCACCACGTCGTCGCGGCGCTGTCTCTTCAGCCAGCGGCCGAGGATCTCCTCGGAGGCCCCGGCGGAGTAGATGTCGGCGGTGTCCACGAAAGTGCCGCCCGCCTCGGTGAAGCGGTCCAGCAGGGCGTGGCTGGTGGTCTCGTCGGCCTCACGGCCGAACGTCATGGCGCCGAGGCAGAGTTCACTGACCCGCAGGCCGGTCTTTCCCAGGTAGCGGTAACGCATGGTGAGTTCCTTCGTCGTGGTGGCGGGATCGGTGGTCGGCGAGCGTCCGGTGGCCCGGTTCGGCGAGCGAGACGGACACCTCCTGGACGCTGTGGTCGGACAGGCCGCGCGGATCGCGGAAGCGGTAGCGGTGGACCCGGGCGCCCGGGGTGGTGAGCACCCAGTCCAGCCGCCACCAGCGCAGGCCCGGACGGGCCTGCCACGAGGTGGGGCAGAGGCGTCCGGACAGGGCGACCGCGTCGGAGCCCAGCCGGGCGATGCGGCGGGCGTCCCCGATCGCGGCGGTGGTGTTGAAGTCCCCCGCGATCAGGGCCGGATGGGGGCAGCCGGCGACGTCCCCGACGAGCCCCCGGTACTCCCGTGCCCGGTCGGCGGCCCGGGAGCGGACCGCGCGGTAGAAGTCTGTGCGCAACGGGCTGATGAGTCGCAGCTGTACCGGGATGTGGACGTTGAAGGTGGCGAGAATCCGACCGTCACCCGGCATCTCCAGGTCCACCCGCAGGGTCCGCCGGGCGGCCGTCTCGACGGTCGCGGCGACCGGCAGCCGGGACAGGGTGATCAGACCGCGGGCGATGACGGCCCGGTGGCCGGGGAAGGTCTCGCGCAGCCGCCGCTCGTCGTCGATCAGGCGGTACGTGCCGTCGAACTCGTCGTGGTGGTACTCCTGGAGGAGGTAGACGTCGGCGTCGAGCCCGCGCAGAAAGGCGTAGAAGGGTTCCGGGTCGGTGGACTGGCACCAGTGCTGGGTGTTCCAGGACACGACGCGCACCGCCCCGTCCGGCGGCGGTGGCGGGCGGCGCTTCCCCCGTACGAGCGCGCCCGGCACGAGGCCGGACTGCCGGGCCCCGAGCGCCAGGGCCGCGCCCGCCACTACGGCGGCCGTGAGGTCCTCCGTCGCCCAGGAGAGCGGCAGGAGCAGGCCGGGCAGGGCGACGAACACGGGCGGCGGCAGCAGCGAGGGCAGCAGCCAGAACCACCAGCGGCCGTTGAGGACGAGGTGCGCGGCCAGGAAGACCGCCCAGGCACCGGCCGCCCACACCACCCATCCGCCGCCCGGCCAGGCGGCGTTCGCCCCGCCGTCCGCCGCCAGGACGCCGGCCGTTCTCACGCGGGGGCTCCCTGTACGGCCCCGGCCTCCTGGAACAGCGCGTCGTAGGCGTCCAGGCAGCTGTCGGTCCCGTACCGGGCGCGGGCGTCACGGCCTCCCTCGGCTCGGCGCTCCGGGGCGTAGGCGGCCACCTCCAGGAGGGCCCCGGCCAGGGCGCGGGCGTCGCCGGGCGGGAAGAGGCGGCCGAAACCGGTCTCCGACACCGGCACGCGCATGCCCGGCGCGTCGCTCGCGACGGAGGGGACGCCGAGCATCATCGCCTCGGCCTGGGAGATGCCGAAGGACTCCTCGGCGACGGACGGCAGGGCGAAGGCGTCCAGCGAGGCGTAGAAGCCCGCCACCCGGTCGTCGGCGAGGAAGCCGGTGAACCGGATACGGGTGTCGTCGCCGGCCCGTGCGCGCAGGGCCCCGACGACGCTGCCGCCCGCGACCTTGGAGTAGTCGCCGGCGATCAGCAGCCGGGCCTCGGGGTCCGGGATCGTCCGGAACGCGTCGACCAGGTGGTGCAGCCCCTTCTCCGGGGCGATCCGGCCGAGGAAGCCGAAGTGCGGGCCCGCCGTCTCGCGGAAGGCGGCCGGGGCGGGCTCGCGTTCACGGCAGGGCGGGGCGATGGCCAGCAGCCGGCGCCCGCGCATCAGGGGCCAGTGGCGCGAATGCTCCGCGTGGTCCACGTTGTTGACGACCACGGCGGCCGAGCGGCGCAGCGCCCCGGCCACCGAGGCGTCGACCACCTTCACCTGGAGCGGGGCGAGAGCGCCCCCGGCGAGCCAGACGTCGTCGTGGTGGGTGGCGACCACCGGGGTGTCCCCGGCGAGGCGGGCGACGAGCCCCGCCTCCAGCATCGGCAGGTGGATGTTGACGACCCGGGAGGCGCGGGCGATCCGCCCGGCGAGCGGGGCGAACCCGGGGCTGATCACCCCGCGCCCGAGCCGGGCGGCGACCGGGGCGCGGAACACCTCGACGCCGTTCACGGTCTCCCGCGCGGGGCGGTCCGGATCGTGCCGGCAGGCGACGACGGCGACCCGGCGGCCCCGCGCGGCCAGCCCCTCGGCGACCGTGCGGGCCACTTCGGTGAGCCCGCTGGTGTACGGGAGGTAGTAGGTGAGCACGATCGTCGCGTCGAAGCGGGGCGAGCGCGCGGAGCGCCGGGTCATGACCGGTCCTTCTCGGTGGCCGGGGCGGAGGCCCCGGGGGCGGGCAGGGAGAGGCGGAGATCGATCAGCCGGTGGGTGGAGAGGGCGGCGGGCGGGTCCTGGACGGACTGCCGGTGCAGGTCGATCCGGGGCGAGACGAACGCCCAGTCGAGCCGCCAGAGCGCCGGGCCGCTCACCGGGAAGGTCGCCGGGTAGACCGAGTCCCCCGCGTCGGCGGCGTCCCGCAGCCCGTCGAACCAGCGCAGGTCCCCGGTGCCCGGCAGCACGTTGAGGTCCCCGGCGAGCACCACCGGGTGGCCGTTGGCGTCGAGGTCCTCGCGCAGCGCCTCGAAGTGCCTCTCGCGGCGCTCCGAGAGCTGTCGTACGGAGCGGTGGTAGGCGGGGGTCAGCGGGTTGCGGTCGACGTTCAGCAGATCGGGCAGATGGGTGTTGTAGAGGGACAGGGTCCGGCCGTCGACGTCGATGTCGGTGCGCAGGACGCGGACGTTCCAGTAGTCGGCCCAGGAGGTGTCGGGCGGGGCGAGCCCGTCCGGGCGCAGGGCCCGCGCCGAGGTGATCGGGAAGCGGGACAGGGTGAGGAACTCGCCCTCGGTGGCGATGTGGAAGCCGGGGAACTCCTTACGGAGCCTGGCCAGGTCGTCGATCGGCGCGGGTTCGTCGCCCCGGGCGTTCTGGTACTCCTGGAGGAGGTAGACGTCGGCGGAGCGGGACTTGAGGTACGCGTAGAACGCGTCGGTGTCGCTGTCCTGGTCCCAGAAGAAGGTGTTCCAGCTGACCACCCTCAGGGCGTCCGGGGGGACGGCGGGCTGCCCGCGCAGGAGCGCCCCGGGATGCAGCCCGGTCTGCCAGGAGCCGAGGAGCAACGAGAGCAGGACGACGCTCACCGCGGCCCGCCTGCCGTGCCGGATCAGGGCGGCCGGGATCAGCAGGGCGAGCGGGACCAGCAGATGGAGGACGGGCGGGGCGAGGCCGAGACCGTTCCACGCCCACCACCGGCCGCTGAGGAGGGCGCGGGCGGCGACGAACAGGGCCCACAGGACGGCGACGGCGAGCAGCAGCCGGCCGGGCCAGCGGCGGGGCGGCCCTGCGGGCTCGGGCGGCGCGGCCGGATCTGCCACCGGTCCCGGAGTGAGGGTCCCGGTCATGTGGCGGCCCGCACCGGCGCGAGGTGCTCCCCCGGCTCGTACAGCCGGCGGAAGCGGCGGGAGGTCAGCCACTGGAGGACGCCGATACCCGCGCCCGCCGCGATGACCGCGTTGACCACGGTGTGCGTGCAGGCGAAGTAGGCGGCGAACAGGGGGCCCCGGCGGTGCAGGACGAAGCGGTGGAGGGCGGTGTCCGCCAGCAGGGTGAAGGCCAGCAGGGCGGCGGGGGCGAGCAGCCAGGGCAGGGCGATCAGGCCGAGCGGCAGGGTCAGCAGGGCGAGCAGGGCCGCGACGCTGGCTGACGCGCGCGGTCCGGTGGCGATGCCGCCGGGAAGGTCGCCGCGGCGGACGTACAGCGGGATGTGCAGCCGGGTGCGGTGGAAGACCTTGCGCAGCACGACGCGCCAGGTGTCGTCGTGGTCGTGCCGCCCGCGCACGGTGGTGGAGCTGTGGACCTCGTAACTCCGGCAGATCCGGGCGGCGTAGTCACCGTCCTCGGTGTGCCGCAGCCGGGGGTTGAAGGGGCCGATCTCGGCGAAGACCCGGGCGGGCATGGCGCAGATCGCGGTGTGCAGGGTGCCGATGCGGCCCTCGGTCTCGGCGAGCCAGTAGA from Streptomyces sp. CA-278952 carries:
- a CDS encoding sugar ABC transporter substrate-binding protein; amino-acid sequence: MKRKLIAAIGVAGMLVSVAACGSDDSKSSAAPKDRKETLTVWLMGEAQSTWPELVKDVNAEFNKKYPGVTVKVQYQQWADKVKKLDTSLGGDKFPDVVELGNTETMQYILNGALGEIDPKKYENSDTWIKGLKDTCSFEGKTYCVPYYASARLAVYNKDMLKAGTGSDALPQTETEFLAAMDKVSAELGKKDKRASSLYFPGRYWYAAMSYVAAFGGQIAEYDEGSKEWKAALSTPEAQKGIQHYVDLVKKYNKADVTKDEQDHANVMANEKAAVIYGQAWEAGSVTTGENGNPKLEGKIATAGMPGPEGKALPSFIGGSDLATISKSKVQDLGEEWISLFTNAKSMEVLASKNILPNNEKQLEPLKAKPETAAIANAVPDAWFTPIAPGWASVEKEEILQNMLLEIVKGASVADATKKADEKIDALINKEA
- a CDS encoding GntR family transcriptional regulator — protein: MGSDGGSTGSETGAGTRTARVPKYYRLKRHLLDMTDTLPPGTPVPPERTLAAEFDTSRTTVRQALQELVVEGRLERIQGKGTFVAKPKVSQALQLTSYTEDMRAQGLEPTSQLLDIGYVTADDTLAGLLDISTGGRVLRIERLRLASGEPMAIETTHLSAKRFPALRRSLVKYTSLYTALAEVYDVRLAEAEETIETSLATPREAGLLGTDVGLPMLMLSRHSVDGQGEPVEWVRSVYRGDRYKFVARLKRPTD
- a CDS encoding aldo/keto reductase, with protein sequence MRYRYLGKTGLRVSELCLGAMTFGREADETTSHALLDRFTEAGGTFVDTADIYSAGASEEILGRWLKRQRRDDVVIATKVRYGTGEGPNDRGLGRSHLIAGVESSLRRLGTDHIDLYQVHAWDPGTPLEETLATLDALVTSGKVRYIGASNFSGWQLQKAVDLSRGHGWEPFTALQPLYNLLDRSAEWELMEVSRNEGLGVIPWSPLRGGWLSGAIRRGAERPPAGTRVETAERLGWGESWSAYEGDERTWRVLDALHEVAGRTGLAVPVLALAWLLGRPGVTAPIVGARTLEQLETNLGAADLDLDPADAALLTAASDQTLPYPYSVIETDPELR
- a CDS encoding endonuclease/exonuclease/phosphatase family protein, which codes for MRTAGVLAADGGANAAWPGGGWVVWAAGAWAVFLAAHLVLNGRWWFWLLPSLLPPPVFVALPGLLLPLSWATEDLTAAVVAGAALALGARQSGLVPGALVRGKRRPPPPPDGAVRVVSWNTQHWCQSTDPEPFYAFLRGLDADVYLLQEYHHDEFDGTYRLIDDERRLRETFPGHRAVIARGLITLSRLPVAATVETAARRTLRVDLEMPGDGRILATFNVHIPVQLRLISPLRTDFYRAVRSRAADRAREYRGLVGDVAGCPHPALIAGDFNTTAAIGDARRIARLGSDAVALSGRLCPTSWQARPGLRWWRLDWVLTTPGARVHRYRFRDPRGLSDHSVQEVSVSLAEPGHRTLADHRSRHHDEGTHHALPLPGKDRPAGQ
- a CDS encoding glycosyltransferase family 4 protein, yielding MTRRSARSPRFDATIVLTYYLPYTSGLTEVARTVAEGLAARGRRVAVVACRHDPDRPARETVNGVEVFRAPVAARLGRGVISPGFAPLAGRIARASRVVNIHLPMLEAGLVARLAGDTPVVATHHDDVWLAGGALAPLQVKVVDASVAGALRRSAAVVVNNVDHAEHSRHWPLMRGRRLLAIAPPCREREPAPAAFRETAGPHFGFLGRIAPEKGLHHLVDAFRTIPDPEARLLIAGDYSKVAGGSVVGALRARAGDDTRIRFTGFLADDRVAGFYASLDAFALPSVAEESFGISQAEAMMLGVPSVASDAPGMRVPVSETGFGRLFPPGDARALAGALLEVAAYAPERRAEGGRDARARYGTDSCLDAYDALFQEAGAVQGAPA
- a CDS encoding endonuclease/exonuclease/phosphatase family protein — encoded protein: MTGTLTPGPVADPAAPPEPAGPPRRWPGRLLLAVAVLWALFVAARALLSGRWWAWNGLGLAPPVLHLLVPLALLIPAALIRHGRRAAVSVVLLSLLLGSWQTGLHPGALLRGQPAVPPDALRVVSWNTFFWDQDSDTDAFYAYLKSRSADVYLLQEYQNARGDEPAPIDDLARLRKEFPGFHIATEGEFLTLSRFPITSARALRPDGLAPPDTSWADYWNVRVLRTDIDVDGRTLSLYNTHLPDLLNVDRNPLTPAYHRSVRQLSERRERHFEALREDLDANGHPVVLAGDLNVLPGTGDLRWFDGLRDAADAGDSVYPATFPVSGPALWRLDWAFVSPRIDLHRQSVQDPPAALSTHRLIDLRLSLPAPGASAPATEKDRS
- a CDS encoding glycosyltransferase family 2 protein — protein: MNRKQPLVSVVVPNYNYGRALELCLRAALAQTYEPLEVLLIDDCSTDDSVAVAEACGVRVISTGVNSGVATTRNTGAAHARGEIIVFVDSDVAMEPDAIANAVALLDSDPRIGAVCGTYDAEPLIRDSLIEEYRCLHQFYWLAETEGRIGTLHTAICAMPARVFAEIGPFNPRLRHTEDGDYAARICRSYEVHSSTTVRGRHDHDDTWRVVLRKVFHRTRLHIPLYVRRGDLPGGIATGPRASASVAALLALLTLPLGLIALPWLLAPAALLAFTLLADTALHRFVLHRRGPLFAAYFACTHTVVNAVIAAGAGIGVLQWLTSRRFRRLYEPGEHLAPVRAAT